AAGAGCGCGCGCGCGTCCGAGAGCAGCCGGTCGAGGCCCTTGGCCGACAACAGCGACGGCGTGCCCCCGCCGATAAAGATGGTATGCACGTGCCGTCCCCAGACGAGCGGCAACGCGCGTTCGAGGTCGGCGCGCAATGCGTCGAGATAGCGTTCTTCGGGGAACGTATCGTCCTTCCACTCGTGCGAGTTGAAGTCGCAATACGGACACTTGCGCACGCACCACGGGAAATGCACGTACAGCGAAAGCGGCGGCAGCGACGTCAGCCGGATGCTTCCGGGCGACGTGAACGCCTGCACGATGTTGATCGTCTTCGGTCCGCTGCTCACGCGAGTTCCTTCAGTCGTTGCAGCAAGTCGCGCAATGCAAGCGCCCGATGGCTCACCGCGTTCTTGCGCGCGGGGTCCAGTTCGGCGGCGGTCGCGCCGAGCGCCGGCAGAAAGAAGTACGGGTCGTAGCCGAAGCCGTGCGCGCCGCGCGGCGTGTCGATCACTTCGCCGTGCCAGCGGCCTTCCGCGATGAGCGGCTCGGGGTCTTCCGCGTGACGCACGAGCACGAGCACGCAGAAGTAATACGCGCGGCGGTCCGCTTCGTTCGCGAGATCGGCGACGAGCCGCGCGTTGTTCGCGGCATCGCTTTTTTCGCCGCCGTGCTTCATCGCGTAGCGCGCCGAGTGCACGCCGGGCGCGCCGTTCAGCGCGCGCACGCAGAGGCCGGAATCGTCGGCGAGCGCAGGCAGGCCGGTCAACGCCGACGCGTGACGCGCCTTCGCAAGCGCGTTTTCGACGAACGTCGGATGCGGCTCTTCGGCTTCCGGCACGCCGAGTTCGCCCTGCGCGATCAGTTCGATGCCCGCGGCATTCAGAAGTGACGCGAACTCGCGCAGCTTGCCCGCGTTGTTCGACGCGAGCACGACGCGGCCGATGCCATGCCCGATGCCATGTGAATCAGACACCTTCGATCTCCAGCGCGGCCTTTTGCTTCGCGATCAGCGCCTTGATGCCGCTGTCGGCGAGATCGAGCAGCGCGTTCATCTCGTCGCGCGAGAACGGCGCGCCTTCGGCCGTCCCCTGTACTTCGACGAAGCCGCCCGCGCCGGTCATCACGACGTTCATGTCGGTATCGCACTGTGAGTCTTCCTCGTAGTCCAGGTCGAGCACGGGCGAGCCGTCGAAGATGCCGACCGAAATGGCCGCGACGAAATCCTTCACCGGCGATTGCGCGATGCGTCCGCTCGCGAGCAGCTTCGTCACGGCATCGTGCGCGGCGACGAACGCGCCCGTGATGCTCGCGGTGCGCGTGCCGCCGTCGGCCTGAATCACGTCGCAGTCGAGATGCAGCGTGCGCGGGCCCAGCACGTTCAGATCGAACACGGAACGCAGCGCCCGGCCGATCAGCCGTTGAATCTCCTGCGTGCGGCCGGTCTGCTTGCCGCGCGCGGCTTCGCGGTCGCTGCGCGTGTGCGTCGCGCGCGGCAGCATGCCGTATTCGGCGGTGAGCCAGCCTTGCTCGCGTCCGGTGAGAAACGCCGGCACGCGTTCGGCGATGCTCGCCGTGCAGATTACTTTCGTATCGCCGAACTCGACGAGCACCGATCCTTCCGCGTGCTTCGTGTAATGCCGCGTGATGCGCACGTCGCGCAACTGGCTCGCGCGGCGGCCGCTCGGGCGGGCAATGGAAGGCTTGAGCAGGGGAGAGTCGGTCATGGTGAGCGAGGAAAGAAAGAGTCGGGCGCGATTCGAATGTCCGGTGCGCCAGGTGGTGCGATTTTATCGTCAATCACCGGGCGGCGTTGCCGGTCGCGGAATGCGCGGCGCGCGTTCGGGCGGACGGCGCGCGCGGTAAAAATGGGATAATGCGGGTTCATCGCCCGGCGGCCAAACGCGTGCCAATCCCAGCGCACCTTCATTCGCGCCGGGCGTTTCGTTGAACCGGCCTTCGGCAAGCGAAGGCGCACATCGCGAGACGTACCATGATCTACAGCATGACAGGCTATGCCAGCGCGACGCGCGAAGTCGCAGCGGACGGCGCGGGCGGCGCAGGCGTCGGGGTATCGGTGGAATTGCGCACGGTGAATTCGCGCTTTCTCGACCTGAACTTCCGCATGCCCGAAGACGTGCGCGCCACCGAGCCGCAAATGCGCGAAATGCTGATGACGAAGCTCTCGCGCGGCAAGGTCGATATTCGCATCAACCTGAATCGCGTCGAGCAGACGGCCAATGCCGGCGCGCTCAATCGCGACGCGCTCACGCAACTCGCCACGCTGGAGCGCGCGGTGCTCGACGTCTTTCCGGATGCCGAACGCATGCGTACCGGCGAAATCCTGCGCTGGCCGGGCGTGCTCGCGGAAAGCTCCGTCTCGCAGGACACGCTGCGCGAAGCGGTGCTCGCGTGCGCCAAGCAGGCGATCGCGGATCTCATCGAAGTCCGCGCGCGCGAAGGCGCGGCGCTCGCCAATGTCCTCATCAACAACGTGACGGAGATGGAAGCGATCGTCGCGCGCATCACGCCGCTCGTGCCCGAACTGATCGCGAAGCATCAGCAGAAGATCGTCGAGCGCCTGCAGGACGCGCTCGGCATCGCGACGTCGGACAACGCCACGACGACGAGCGTGCCGCGCGATGAAATCGCCGAGCGCATTCGTCAGGAAGTGACGATGTACGGCATTCGCATCGACATCGCGGAAGAGTTGCAGCGCTTGAGCGCGCATCTCACGGAAACGCGCCACGTGCTGCAAAAGGGTGGCAAGGTCGGCAAGCGGCTCGACTTCATGATGCAGGAGCTCAATCGTGAAGCGAACACGCTCGGCTCGAAGGCGGCTGCCAAGGAACTCGCGGATGCGTCGATGACGCTGAAGCTGCTCATCGAACAGATGCGCGAACAAGTACAGAATCTGGAGTAACGCTCGATCATGCCGAACACCACGCACCGCTCGCATAGCACGTACACGGGCATTTATCCCGGCAACCTGTTCATGGTCGTCGCGCCGTCGGGGGCGGGCAAGTCCACGCTCGTGAACGCGCTGCTCGCGCAGGACCCGGCCATTCGCCTGTCCGTCTCGTACACGACGCGCGACCCGCGCCCGGCCGAGACCAACGGCGTGCAGTATCACTTCGTGTCCGTCGACGAATTCATGGAGCGGCACGACAAGGGCGAGTTTCTGGAAAGCGCGGAAGTGCACGGCAACTACTACGCGACCTCGCGCCTGTGGATCGAGGACCAGATGAAAATGGGCCACGACGTGCTGCTCGAAATCGACTGGCAGGGCGCGCAGCAGGTCAAGAAACGCTTTCGCAATGCGGTCGAGATTTTCATTCTGCCGCCTTCGCTGGATGCGCTCGAAGACCGCCTGAAGAAGCGCGGCCAGGACGCGCCCAACGTGATCGTGCGGCGGCTGCTCGCGGCAGGCAGCGAGATGGCGCACGCGTCGGAAGCGGAGTATGTCGTGATCAACGAGAATTTCGATCGCGCGCTCAACGAACTGCGCTGTCTGGTTGCCGCTACGCGCCTGCGCTTCACCTCGCAATACGCGCGTCACACGCAGCTTTTCGTCGAGCTCGGCATTCATCCCACGCACCCGCAATGACGCGAGCGGTGGCCGAGTCGTATCGGTCACATAAGGTAGAATAAAACCCACATCGAGAAGGATACAAACATGGCCCGCATCACTGTCGAAGACTGCCTGAAACAAATTCCGAACCGCTTCGAGCTCGCGCTCGCGGCAACGTATCGCGCGCGTCAGCTCGCGCAAGGACACACCCCGAAGATCGAAAGCCGCGACAAGCCGACCGTCGTCGCGCTGCGCGAAATCGCAGCGGGGCAGGTGGGCGTCGAAATGCTGAAGAAAGTGCCCGTCTGACGGGCGGTTCTTTCGACCTCTTTCACCCGTTTCATCGGTTTCACTTTTTGCAAACCCGGCGCAACTGATGGATAAGCGGCGCGTCAGACGAACACGGAGGCGAACATGAGTCAGACACCGCTGCCCGTCTCCGCTTCAGTGGACCCGGACATCGAGATCGATCAGGATTCGCTTCTCGATGCCGACAAGCCGCACGCGGCGCGCAAGTACATCGACGCGGTCCTCGAACAGTCGTTCCGCCATCTGTTCGGGCCGACCGCCACGCCGGAGCAGCCGCGCAAGCACGACGTCGTTTCCATCGCGAATCTGACGAACGCGCTGGCAAGCTACATCTCCGCCGACGAGATCAAGGAAGTCAAAGCGGCTTTCCATTTCAGCGACGAAGCGCATCTCGGGCAGTATCGCCAGAGCGGGGAGCCGTACATCACGCATCCGGTCGCGGTCGCGGAAATCTGCGCGGGCTGGAAGCTGGACGCGCAATCGATCATGGCGGCGCTCCTGCACGACGTGATCGAAGATCAGGGCGTCACCAAGACGGAAATCGCCGAGCGGTTCGGCGCGAAGGTCGCGGAACTGGTCGACGGCTTGTCCAAGCTGGACAAGATGGAATTCCGCAACCGCGAGGAAGCGCAGGCGGAAAACTTCCGCAAGATGCTGCTCGCCATGGCGCGCGACGTGCGCGTCATTCTGGTGAAGCTCGCCGACCGGCTGCACAACATGCGCACGCTCGGCGCGGTGCCGCCGGAGAAGCGTCGGCGCGTGGCGCGCGAAACGCTGGATATCTACGCGCCGATCGCGCATCGGCTCGGCCTTAACAACACGTATCGCGAGTTGCAGGACTTGAGCTTCGCGAACTTCAATCCGAACCGTTACGCCACGCTCGAAAAAGCGGTGAAGGCGGCGCGCGGCAATCGGCGTGAAGTGGTCGGCAAGATTCTCGAAGCGGTGCAGCGCACGATCGCGGACGCGAAGATCAGCGCCGAAGTCACCGGCCGCGAAAAGACCATCTACAGCATCTACAAGAAGATGCGGGACAAGCAGTTGTCGTTCTCGCAAGTGCTGGATGTGTACGGCTTTCGCGTGGTCGTGGAAAGCGCGCTGGAATGCTATACGTGCATCGGCGCGCTGCATGCGCTCTACAAGCCCGTGCCGGGCAAGTTCAAGGATTACATCGCGATTCCGAAGGTGAACGGCTATCAGTCGTTGCACACCACGCTCGTCGGGCCGTTCGGCGCGCCCATCGAGTTCCAGATTCGCACCCGCAAGATGCACGAGATCGCCGAGGCGGGCGTCGCGGCGCATTGGCTGTACAAGAACGGCGGCGCGGATCTGAACGACGTGCAGAAGCGCGCGCATCAATGGCTCAAGTCGCTGCTCGACATTCAAAGCGAAGCAGGCGATTCCAGCGAATTCCTCGAACACGTCAAGATCGACCTGTTTCCGGACGCGGTCTACGTGTTCACGCCGAAGTCGAAGATCATGCCGCTGCCGCGCGGCGCGACGGCGCTCGACTTCGCGTATTCGATCCACAGCGACCTCGGCAATCAGTGCGTCGCGGTCAAGATCAACAACGAACTGCTGCCGCTGCGCACCGAGTTGAAGAGCGGCGATATCGTCGAAGTGATCACCGCGCCGTACTCGAAGCCGAATCCCGCGTGGCTCGGCTTCGTGCGCACCGGCAAGGCGCGCTCGGCCATCCGCCACTATCTGAAGACGATGCGCCTGAACGAATCCGTGCAGCTCGGCGAGCGGCTCGTCGATCAAAGTCTCAAGGGCTACGGCCTCGCGCTGTCGGACGTGACGCCCGAAGTGTGGGAAAAGCTCGTGCTGTGGACCGGCAACAAGACGCGTCAGGAAATCTTCGCGGATATCGGCCTCGGGCGGCGCGTGGCGGCCGTGATGGCCAAGCGCATCGAAGTGTTGATGAACGGCATCGCGGACGACGAGGATCATCCGCATCGCGAGCACCACAACACCAATACCGCGCCGCCCGTGGTCATCACGGGTACGGAAGGCATGTCGGTTCAACTGTCGCCGTGCTGCCGCCCGATTCCCGGCGACGACATCATGGGCTATATCGGCATCGGGCTCGGCATGGCGATCCACACGACCGAATGCCGCGTCGCGCAGCGCATCCACCGGCGCGATCCGGGGCGCTGGATCGACGTGGCGTGGGCGCCGCAGCCGGGGCGTCTCTTCGACGTCGCCGTGAAGGTGCTCGTGAAGAATACGAAGGGCGTGTTCGCGCGCGTGGCGGCGGATATCACGTCGGCGGACGCGAACATCGTCCACATCGCGATGGATGAGGACGTCTCGCAGGAAGCGAAGCTGCTGCGCTTCGTCATTCAGGTGAGCGATCGCGTGCATCTTGCGAACGTGATGCGTCGCGTGCGCACGAATCTGGACGTGATGCGCATCGCGCGCGAGCGTCCGAGCGACGAGCCGCATCATCGCAATCAGGACGGCGGCATGCGCATCGACCGGGAACGCGCCGACTACTGATCCGGCGCGGGAACGCGGCGTGCATGCGGTCGTCAGTCGACCGAAAGCATGGAGAGCGCCGATATGAATACATCCGACCTCGAAGGCCCCACGCTCGATTACTGGGTGGCGCGCGGCCTTCACGACTTCATCAGGGAAATCCACTTCACCGACAGCGGCACGACGCTCTCGATTCGCGGCAATGACCGCGGCAAGGCGTGGGACGGGCGGTTTCTGCCGTCGACGTCGTGGGAGGCCGCCTCTGTCGTCCTGGAGCGCGCCTGCCGGCTCGAAATGAGCGACGTGGGACGCGGGGAAGTGGAGTGCACGGCGACGTTCGGCAAGGACGGCGAGCCGGTGCACGCGCGGGGGCCGTCGCTGCGCGTGGCGCTCTTGCGCGCGTTCGTGCGGCATTCGTTCGGCGATACCGTCGAGGATGTCTACCTGCGGCATCCGCAGACCTTGCTCGGCACGCGCGCGGAAGCGATCAGCGAGCCGACGGCGTTCATTTCGGCGGAGGACGTGCCGGCGCCCAACGCGCGCATCGGCGATATCAAGTCGCCGCCACGGCCCTGACGGTCAGCGCAGCGAAACGCGCGGCCAAAACAAAAAGGGCCTTCCGGATGGAAGGCCCTTCAAAAGTGGCGCGGCTGGCAGGATTCGAACCCACGACCCCTTGGTTCGTAGCCAAGTACTCTATCCAACTGAGCTACAGCCGCACGCAAAACGGTACTACTACTCGTGACTTCAACGCGCTTTTGGTTAAGCGCTTGGTGCGCCGCTTGAAAGCGAAACACCGGAATAAGTGGCGCGGCTGGCAGGATTCGAACCCACGACCCCTTGGTTCGTAGCCAAGTACTCTATCCAACTGAGCTACAGCCGCACGCAGAAGCGGAATTATAGCCAAGCCTGTTTGAAAAGGGAAGAGGCGTTGACCGAAAAGTGGCTGAGACCGGCGAGCGTCGTGGTAAGTTGACGATTACACGCCTCTACACACTCAGCGCGCAATGCGCGGAATTCCGGAATCGGTTTGCACCATGAACAAGGCATTTGTAAAAGAATCGGACGAGAGTGACGACGATCTCGAACTGGCCCAGCCGGATGTGCCGGCCGGCGCGAAGAACTACATCACGCCTGCAGGCCATCAGCGGCTGCGCGACGAGTTGCTGCAACTGCTCGACAACGAGCGCCCCGAAGTGGTCAAGCTCGTGTCGTGGGCGGCGTCGAACGGCGATCGCTCGGAGAATGGCGATTACATCTACGGCAAGCGGCGCCTGCGAGAGATCGACCGACGCATCCGCTTTCTGACGAAGCGGCTCGATCTCGCGGAGGTCGTGGATGCGCGCAAGCAGGAGAACGTCGATCAGGTCTTCTTCGGCGCGACGGTGGACTACGCGGGCGACGACGGCATCGTGCATACGGTGACGATCGTCGGCGTCGACGAGGTCGATCTGGACCGTGGGCACGTGAGCTGGATCTCGCCGGTCGCGCGGGCGCTTTTGAAGGCGCGTATCGGCGATACGGTGCCGCTGCACACGCCGGCGGGCGTGCAGCAGATCGATATTCTCGACGTGCGGTATCCGCGCTAGTTCGCGCGTCGCGTCGGCGTACAGACGAAAAAAAGCCGCTCCGAAGAGCGGCTTTTTGCCAAGCAGAACTGCAGTCGAGGCTTAGAAGCGGTGACGAACGCCAACCGTTGCCGAGACTTGGTTTTCCGTCGACGACACGCCAACGCCGTTGATCGTCGCGCCCAGGTTCGTGCCGTCCGTGCCGGACACGTGCTGGTATTCGCCCTGCAGGTACACGTCCGTACGCTTCGACAGCGCGTATGCCGTCTGCAGATCGACCTGGTGCCACTTCGGCGCCACGCCGTCGATACGGCTGTTCGTGTACGTGTAGTTCGCTGCGAGCGACAGAGCCGGCGTCAGGTTGTAACGGCCGTTGACTTCGTAGTTCGTGAAGCGGACGTGACCGTTGGTCAGGTTCAGCGGCGCGGCGCCTTGCGTGCCGACCGAGCTGATCTGCGTCGCGTTGTCGAGCATCGTCTGCGTGAAGACGAAGCCGACCGTCGCCGGGCCGAACGCGTAGTTGATGCCGCCGCCGAAGATGCGCTGACGGCCTGCAACGAACGGAGCGTCGTTGCTCACTGCGCCGCCGGCTTGCAGCGGGTTGTTACCGTTGTTCAGTTGCAGGTAAGCGCCCGCGATGTTCAACGGACCATAGTTATACGACACGCCCGCGCTGTATTCGCGGTTGTTCGAGAAGCCGCCAGCGGCGTTCGAGAAGCCGTACTGCGCGCCGAACTTCAGGCCAGCGTAGTTCGCGCTCGTGTACTTGACCGAGTTGTTGACGCGGAACGTGTTGGTCAGGTTGTCGTTATCGAACGGGTGGGCGAACTGCGTGCCGCCGTATTGCGTGCCCGTCAGAGCCAGAGGCCCGAGGAAGTCGACCACGGAGTCATATTGACGGCCGAGAGTCACGGCGCCGAACTGGTTGCTCGACAGACCGACGTATGCCTGACGGCCGAACTCACGGCTGTTCTGACCGGCTTGGCCGTTCATGATGTTGAAGCCGTTCTCCAACGTGAAGATCGCCTTCAGGCCGCCGCCCAGGTCTTCCGAACCGCGCAGGCCCCAACGGCTGCCGTTGACCGAGCCGCTCGTCGCCTTCCAGTTGCTGTGGCCGTTCTGATTGTTCGTGTAGGTGATGCCCGCATCGATCAGGCCGTAGAGCGTGACGCTGCTTTGCGCGTGAGCGGCGGTAGCGAAGACGCCCGTGAGGGCTGCGACCATGAGAGTCTTTTTCATCTTTGTAACTCCGAGAGCAGATTGGGCCTAAGGAACCCAGGCTTTGAGGAAACCTCGCTGCGACCGGCTGCGAGAGGCGCGGTCGGAGGAGCAACGTGCCGCAGACGGCGACACATTTGTTTCCGGACCAGACGAAGTGTAAAGACGGCGTTACAGACGGAGCGTTCCACTTCGCGCAATAAATCATTCTCCGATTAGCAATGATCGGAAGAGGCGTTTTTCTTCTTTTATTTCAGTGATTTATCGTCGAATAAAGTGTCCCGCGATTAAGTGTCAACCAATTCGCGTTGCAGATGTGCGACACGGTTTGCGCGCTTAGGCAATCGGACAAGTCCAGAAAAGGGATTGTTGAGGAATCGGCAACAGAAGTTTGCTGCGCTTGAGGGTAATGATTGCGATGGCCGTGGCTATACTGTCATTTCTGCTTTTCGAAGCAGACTTTTTCGTTGACGGAAAAGATCTCCAAACTTTGTCAGCGCGGCCTATCGGTCGCGCTTTTTTTTGCCGGTTTCTCTGCGTGGTGCGCCATCAAAGCGGCTGCAAGCCGACGGCTCGGTCCGAGTCCGGCACCAGGTCGTCGTCCAACGGCGTCGCCCAGTCCTCCATCACGTAGCGGCGGGCGTCCATCGGCGATGCAAGCAGGTTCTGCCAGTGGTCGCCATGCCATCCGGGTTCGAACGCGAATGGCGATATCGACGGCGCATCCGGCGAAATAGACGGACCGACAAGTGATGTCAGCCATTGCGCGAATCGCGTTAAGTGCTTCATCGTCGATCCTCCCGTTCATTGCATGGCATTCTGATTTCGATGATCCTCTCGCGGAGAGAATCGGGCAAGGCGAGTTAACACTTATTCTTTCGAAGCGGAATTCAGAACTTGTGAGACTTAATCGGTCAGGAGTCGACTGGATCGATTAACACGATTAGAGCCGTTGTGTATCATCGCTCCGGATAATTAAGCGAGTCAAAGCAACGACAGATCGGATATTCGCGCTCACGGTTAATGCGAAGTTAATCGGGCTGGCGATTTTAGCGCTCGTCCTTGCGGGGTCACGGCGCACGGGCAACGGCCCAGTGGGCCTGCAGCGTACGGCGGCTCCGGCCGCGCAAGGCCGCGCCGCCCCTACCACGCCGAATTTCCGGACAGTATTCGAGTGTGAATCTAGCGACTCGGGGTTTATACGAAATTGCAAACCACGAAATCCTAGGTATTCCGCAACTGGTCAACGCAGGCCCTCGCCGCTGCGACTCCATAATATCCGGGTAAATCCGTGAAACTACTTACGCTGATACCCTCAAGATATTCGGTGAAATGCCTACGACGCCCGCTCGACCGACGCCTCCGAGATACCAGTGCGTTAGAATGGGCAATTCAGAAAACCCCGTTGCACGGCCAAACAGCCGCCGCATTGCCTCCGATCACGATGCACCCTCAATTCCCTCCCGCGCTCGCACTGCCTTCCACTCCTCTCGTTTTCGTCGATCTCGAAACCACAGGCGGCACGTTCGGCGTCGATCGCATCACTGAAATCGGAATCGTCGAGGCCGGGCCGCAAGGGGTGTCGCAGTGGACGTCGCTCGTGAATCCGGAGCGCCCGATTCCCGCATTCGTTCAGCAGCTGACCGGCATCGACGACGCGATGGTGCGAGCCGCGCCCACCTTCGCCGAACTCGCGGCCGGCTTGCTCGACCGGATGGACGGGCGGCTCTTCGTCGCGCACAACGCGCACTTCGACCACAGTTTTCTGAAGAGCGAGTTCAGGCGCATCGGCATGCGCTTCGTGCCGGACGTGCTGTGCACGGTCCAACTGTCGCGGGCGGTGTATCCGGCCGAAACACGGCACGGTCTGGATGCGCTCGTCGAACGTCACGCGCTCGTGCCCGCCGCCCGGCATCGCGCGCTCGCCGATGCGGATCTGCTGTGGCAGTTCTGGCAGCATCTGCATCGGGCGCACGCGCCCGAGACACTGGCGGAGCACGTGGGCCGGGTGACGCGCCGCTTCCGGCTCGCGGCGCAGATCGACGAAGACACTATCGAGCGCATTCCGGCCGGCTGCGGCGCGTACGTGTTCTTCGGCGACGACGACGCGCCGCTCTATGTCGGCCGCAGCGTGCGCTTGCGTCAGCGCGTGCGTTCGCATCTGACGGGACCGCGCCGGTCAGCGAAGGACCTGCGCCTGGCCGCCCTCGTGCGGCGCGTCGAATGGAAGGCGACGGGCGGCGAAATCGGCGCGATGCTTGCCGAAGCGAAGATGATCGCGACGCTGCAACCATCGCTCAACCGCGCGCCGAATTCCCGTGCCGGTGACGCGCGCGGCATGCCGTGGCCGCACGCAGGCGGCATCGCGATCGAGGAACGCGACGCGGCGAGCGGGCAACGAGCATGGCATGTGATCGACAACTGGCAGTACTTCGGCACCGCCGGGACGCTCGATCAAGCGCGCGAGTTGCGGGGGAAGGGCGAACCTGCGCGTTTCGACTTGGCCATCTACCGTATTCTCGGCGAACGTCTGGCTCGCGGTCTCGCGTTCGTGCCGTTGCGGCAAGATGTGGCGACGAGCTTGACTTTCGAACGTCAGCCGACCGCGCCGACGCCCCCGGCCGCGCACACGTGCGACAACGCGCGCCCGAGCGGCGCGTTCATCGACGAGTCATAACGCGTTACGTGCTTCCAGCGCGCGAGGCTGTCGGCAAGGCGCAGCGGACAGTCATCGGCGTGGCGCATCGGCTCGATACGCGAGAGCGCGGTCAGTAGCGCGCTCGTCAGCCGATCCAGCTTCGGGCGCGTCTCGGTGGCGAGATCGGGCGGCGAACCTTCGGGCGCGGCCTTGAGCGCCCGCCAGTTCGCGAACAGCGCGTTCTGCACGTCCTTGCTCGCGTCGATCTGATCGCGAAAGAACTGCTGCGCGAATTCTGGATCGATGTCCGCGGCGCGCGCGCTTTCGTCCACATGCCGGAGCAGTGCAGCTTCGCGCGGCGCGTCGGTGATCGGCTCGTGGCGCGCCCACTTGTAGCGGGCGACCGGTTCTGCGAGTGCTAAGCGTTGCGAGACCAGTGCGATGAGATTGGTGAACGCGGTGTCGTCGCCGTCCGCTTGCGCGGGCGCGGCGGCCGCGAACAGCAGCGTGCAGGCGATGGTCAGGCGAGAAAGAGGAGAGAGGGCCGATCGGCGCATCGTCTGGGCGGCTCGCAAAAGCGCCAGCATAGCGCAGGCGCGGAGTCGTGCGGGCGGGAGATCGGACGAGCGAAGCCAGGCGTCAGCCCGACTCGTTTCAGAAGGAGAGGGCGTGACGCTTCCTGGCGAGCGCCATATGCGGACTGCGAAGTCCGTGCGCGCCGCGCGCACCGGGCGTCGTCTTCACGACGGCGGCGTGATGGTTCAGCGCGACCGCCTACTTGACCGAAGCCAGCTTGCGCTGTTCGTCGAAGAACGCGCGCACGTGCTCGGGCAGTTCGGTCGCGAGAAACTCGACGGCTACCGGCTCCGGGTCCGGACAATGCACCTTGTCGGGCGTCGGGATTTTCGTCGGTTTGGCGTCCATGGTTCTCTCCTCGGGTGACATCGACATCGATTACTGGCGATTGCGGCTGCCATCTTTCTCGTGCGCCGCCGCAATGACCGATTTAGCTGATCCTCTGATTAAGCATTATCGGTTCGGAGTGGGTTCGGCTTGAGCGCGAAACCGCGGGAACCGATCAAGCATATGACCGTTCGTGCGGCGGTCGGTAATTTGCGCTGATACGCGAGTCAGCTTACTTAAGTTTTAGCAAAAACAACCGCAGTGGACCGAGCCGCTGAGACGCCGGAGAGCCCCGTCGCGCCGGGCTCTGCGCTCTGTCCACGCTAACTCGAAGCCTTTCCTCTATGGATATAACGATACCGGGAAACCTTCGTTGACGCTGTGGTGCAAAGCGGAAAATGGC
The Caballeronia sp. M1242 DNA segment above includes these coding regions:
- a CDS encoding chorismate mutase; this translates as MRRSALSPLSRLTIACTLLFAAAAPAQADGDDTAFTNLIALVSQRLALAEPVARYKWARHEPITDAPREAALLRHVDESARAADIDPEFAQQFFRDQIDASKDVQNALFANWRALKAAPEGSPPDLATETRPKLDRLTSALLTALSRIEPMRHADDCPLRLADSLARWKHVTRYDSSMNAPLGRALSHVCAAGGVGAVG
- a CDS encoding porin encodes the protein MKKTLMVAALTGVFATAAHAQSSVTLYGLIDAGITYTNNQNGHSNWKATSGSVNGSRWGLRGSEDLGGGLKAIFTLENGFNIMNGQAGQNSREFGRQAYVGLSSNQFGAVTLGRQYDSVVDFLGPLALTGTQYGGTQFAHPFDNDNLTNTFRVNNSVKYTSANYAGLKFGAQYGFSNAAGGFSNNREYSAGVSYNYGPLNIAGAYLQLNNGNNPLQAGGAVSNDAPFVAGRQRIFGGGINYAFGPATVGFVFTQTMLDNATQISSVGTQGAAPLNLTNGHVRFTNYEVNGRYNLTPALSLAANYTYTNSRIDGVAPKWHQVDLQTAYALSKRTDVYLQGEYQHVSGTDGTNLGATINGVGVSSTENQVSATVGVRHRF
- a CDS encoding exonuclease domain-containing protein, which encodes MHPQFPPALALPSTPLVFVDLETTGGTFGVDRITEIGIVEAGPQGVSQWTSLVNPERPIPAFVQQLTGIDDAMVRAAPTFAELAAGLLDRMDGRLFVAHNAHFDHSFLKSEFRRIGMRFVPDVLCTVQLSRAVYPAETRHGLDALVERHALVPAARHRALADADLLWQFWQHLHRAHAPETLAEHVGRVTRRFRLAAQIDEDTIERIPAGCGAYVFFGDDDAPLYVGRSVRLRQRVRSHLTGPRRSAKDLRLAALVRRVEWKATGGEIGAMLAEAKMIATLQPSLNRAPNSRAGDARGMPWPHAGGIAIEERDAASGQRAWHVIDNWQYFGTAGTLDQARELRGKGEPARFDLAIYRILGERLARGLAFVPLRQDVATSLTFERQPTAPTPPAAHTCDNARPSGAFIDES